From the genome of Nocardia sp. NBC_01503, one region includes:
- the rpsJ gene encoding 30S ribosomal protein S10, whose amino-acid sequence MAGQKIRIRLKAYDHEAIDASARKIVETVTRTGARVVGPVPLPTEKNVYCVIRSPHKYKDSREHFEMRTHKRLIDILDPTPKTVDALMRIDLPASVDVNIQ is encoded by the coding sequence GTGGCGGGACAGAAGATCCGCATCAGGCTCAAGGCCTACGACCATGAGGCGATCGACGCGTCTGCGCGCAAGATCGTTGAGACGGTCACCCGTACGGGTGCCCGCGTCGTTGGCCCGGTGCCGTTGCCCACCGAAAAGAACGTGTACTGCGTTATCCGTTCGCCGCACAAGTACAAAGACTCGCGCGAGCACTTCGAGATGCGTACACACAAGCGGCTGATCGACATCCTCGACCCGACGCCGAAGACGGTTGACGCTCTCATGCGTATCGACCTCCCGGCCAGCGTCGACGTCAACATTCAGTGA
- a CDS encoding hotdog fold domain-containing protein: MSKETATYRGWKKLPDNRLGHTLFSLGMVARVPYFGTVLPTVVRLEPGLCEVTAPKWFGIHNHLSTFHAIAACNLAEVAMGMLSEATVPDTHRWIPKAMNVQYLAKANSGLRAVAELPELPDFSAITEGRNLIVPVAIYDKSGVEVVHADITTWVTPK; the protein is encoded by the coding sequence ATGAGCAAAGAGACCGCCACCTACCGCGGCTGGAAGAAGCTGCCGGACAACCGCCTCGGCCACACCCTGTTCTCCCTTGGCATGGTCGCGCGCGTCCCCTACTTCGGCACCGTCCTGCCGACCGTGGTGCGCCTGGAACCCGGGCTCTGCGAAGTGACCGCCCCCAAATGGTTCGGCATCCACAATCACCTGAGCACCTTCCACGCCATCGCCGCCTGCAACCTCGCCGAGGTCGCCATGGGCATGCTGTCCGAGGCCACGGTCCCCGACACCCACCGCTGGATCCCCAAAGCCATGAACGTGCAATACCTGGCCAAGGCCAACTCCGGCCTCCGCGCGGTAGCCGAACTCCCCGAACTCCCGGACTTCTCGGCCATCACCGAAGGCCGGAACCTGATCGTCCCCGTCGCCATCTACGACAAATCCGGCGTCGAGGTAGTCCACGCCGACATCACCACCTGGGTCACCCCGAAGTAG
- a CDS encoding lycopene cyclase family protein has translation MSGRVVGGVADVCVVGLGPTGQALAHRAMSAGLKVVGVDPRPERVWPPTYSCWIDELPEWLPESVIASRVDKPVVWTKGEHRIDRPYCVLSKPGLKAALALDDATVIAGRAKVVEAHRVVVADGTEIRAAVVFDTRGQVSPGQRRVAAAHGIFVREEVAAPMVTPGEGLLLDWRDENGAGADEPPSFLYAMPLGDGTVVFEETSLGLRGGMPQHELRKRTLHRLERHGIRLTGDEPTEAAHYPLDDVPPKSGPGQSIPFGSRGGMMHPCTGYSVADSLALVDTAVEAVQRGQDPIAALWPMRARLVYWMRMRGVYGLGRLTTEQSISMFDAFFTASPRQQRALLSAHDDYAALGGVLFMTVARTWPFRWRYDLVGWTNRNRWVGWDYGRLERGELSGFEDDSAS, from the coding sequence ATGAGTGGCCGGGTGGTTGGTGGGGTGGCGGATGTTTGTGTTGTGGGGTTGGGGCCCACGGGGCAGGCGCTCGCGCATCGGGCGATGAGTGCCGGGTTGAAGGTGGTGGGGGTGGATCCGCGGCCGGAGCGGGTGTGGCCGCCTACGTACTCGTGCTGGATCGATGAGCTGCCGGAGTGGTTGCCGGAGAGTGTGATTGCCAGTCGGGTGGATAAGCCGGTGGTGTGGACCAAGGGGGAGCATCGGATCGATCGGCCGTATTGCGTGTTGTCCAAGCCCGGGTTGAAGGCGGCGCTGGCGCTGGACGACGCGACCGTGATCGCGGGGCGGGCCAAGGTGGTCGAGGCGCATCGGGTGGTGGTGGCCGATGGCACCGAGATTCGGGCCGCGGTGGTTTTCGATACGCGCGGGCAGGTTTCACCTGGGCAGCGCCGGGTGGCGGCGGCGCACGGGATTTTCGTGCGGGAGGAGGTGGCCGCGCCGATGGTGACCCCGGGTGAGGGGCTGCTGCTGGATTGGCGGGATGAGAATGGCGCGGGAGCCGATGAGCCGCCGTCGTTCCTGTACGCCATGCCGCTCGGGGACGGGACCGTGGTTTTCGAGGAGACCAGTCTCGGGTTGCGGGGCGGGATGCCGCAGCACGAACTACGCAAGCGGACGCTACATCGACTGGAGCGGCACGGGATTCGGCTCACCGGCGACGAACCGACCGAGGCCGCGCACTATCCGCTCGATGACGTGCCGCCGAAATCCGGTCCCGGGCAATCGATTCCATTCGGTTCGCGGGGCGGAATGATGCATCCGTGCACCGGGTACAGCGTGGCGGATTCGCTGGCGCTGGTGGATACGGCGGTGGAAGCCGTTCAGCGGGGGCAGGATCCGATCGCGGCGCTGTGGCCGATGCGGGCGCGGCTGGTCTATTGGATGCGGATGCGCGGGGTGTACGGGCTGGGACGGCTCACCACCGAACAGTCGATCTCCATGTTCGACGCCTTCTTCACCGCCTCGCCGCGCCAGCAGCGGGCACTACTATCCGCGCATGACGATTACGCCGCGCTCGGCGGCGTGCTGTTCATGACCGTCGCCCGCACCTGGCCGTTCCGCTGGCGTTACGACCTGGTCGGCTGGACCAACCGAAATCGTTGGGTGGGTTGGGATTACGGGCGGCTCGAGCGCGGCGAGCTATCCGGGTTCGAGGACGACTCCGCATCCTGA
- a CDS encoding SDR family oxidoreductase codes for MAYLVTGATGFIGRFLVPELLKRGATVHVLVRPGEDSVLRFNRCRRMWNAGDRVRAVRGDLNAPGIGVDPSWIAAHRGSIEHVFHLAGGLDSVEPGGGTRRVAELAAQLEAGLLHHISTAQIAGGWDGVFTEDMFDVGQVLGSPYQRAMLEAERAVRDQDRVPWRIYRPSIVIGDSHTGEIDRIDGPYYFFRLLRMAAQLPRILPVVSPQLGETNMVPVDYVARALDHLAHRPGGGGATYHLTDPRRQSVAEVFNLFADEAGAPHLMEVMPKQTLDVTLRVPGMGWALRQVGVPMDVIEHSEFACHFDSRQAQAALAGTDIRVPPLVGYAPIIWKYWIENWV; via the coding sequence ATGGCTTACCTGGTTACCGGGGCAACTGGGTTCATCGGTCGGTTCTTGGTTCCCGAACTACTGAAACGCGGCGCCACCGTCCACGTGCTGGTGCGCCCCGGCGAGGACTCCGTCCTGCGCTTCAACCGCTGCCGGCGGATGTGGAACGCGGGCGACCGGGTGCGCGCCGTACGCGGCGACCTCAACGCACCCGGCATCGGCGTCGACCCGAGCTGGATTGCGGCGCATCGGGGTTCGATCGAACACGTCTTCCACCTCGCGGGCGGACTCGACTCCGTCGAACCCGGCGGCGGCACCCGGCGCGTCGCCGAACTCGCGGCACAGCTGGAAGCGGGCCTGCTGCACCATATTTCGACCGCGCAGATCGCAGGCGGCTGGGACGGGGTCTTCACCGAGGACATGTTCGACGTCGGACAGGTGCTCGGCTCCCCGTACCAGCGCGCCATGCTCGAGGCCGAACGCGCCGTGCGCGATCAGGACAGGGTGCCGTGGCGGATCTACCGGCCCTCGATCGTCATCGGCGATTCGCACACCGGGGAGATCGACCGCATCGACGGGCCCTACTACTTCTTCCGGCTGCTGCGCATGGCGGCGCAGCTGCCGCGCATCCTTCCGGTGGTCTCACCGCAACTGGGCGAAACCAATATGGTTCCGGTCGATTACGTGGCGCGCGCGCTCGACCACCTCGCACATCGGCCAGGCGGTGGGGGAGCGACCTACCACCTCACCGATCCCCGGCGGCAGAGCGTCGCGGAGGTCTTCAACCTCTTCGCCGATGAGGCCGGGGCGCCGCACCTCATGGAGGTCATGCCGAAACAAACCCTCGACGTGACGCTGCGCGTACCCGGCATGGGCTGGGCGCTGCGTCAGGTCGGGGTGCCCATGGATGTCATCGAGCACAGCGAATTCGCCTGCCACTTCGACTCCCGCCAGGCCCAGGCCGCGTTGGCCGGAACCGATATCAGGGTTCCGCCGCTGGTCGGCTACGCGCCCATCATCTGGAAATACTGGATCGAGAACTGGGTCTGA
- a CDS encoding ABC transporter permease yields the protein MTAEQDSWAGHQPLPRVKQRSERALAVWLEQSLIQCKRLLIGWARDPATTIQTIVYPAATLLMFRVVLGDSISSATGTPSIYGTVPMVMLVAAMSGSVVSALGFKVEKVTGLLGRFWTMPVHRAAGLTGRLLAEAIRVFVTSLIVLAVGVGLGFRFWFGPAASLAMLLIPVLFGIGFAVLVTALATITEGVMLVQVIGVINTLLMFFNTGFVPVFAYPVWLQKTVENQPMSTAIDAMRGLAYDGPIAMPLMKTVAWAVGMVLVFGYPAIRGYRKAAETGA from the coding sequence ATGACAGCGGAGCAGGATTCGTGGGCGGGGCATCAGCCGCTGCCCCGGGTGAAGCAGCGGTCCGAGCGGGCGCTCGCGGTCTGGTTGGAGCAGAGCCTCATCCAGTGCAAGCGACTGCTGATCGGATGGGCGCGCGACCCCGCGACCACCATTCAGACCATCGTGTACCCGGCGGCCACGCTGCTGATGTTCCGTGTGGTGCTGGGTGATTCGATCAGCTCGGCCACCGGCACACCCAGCATCTACGGCACCGTGCCGATGGTCATGCTGGTCGCCGCCATGTCCGGATCGGTGGTCTCCGCACTCGGATTCAAGGTCGAGAAGGTGACCGGCCTGCTCGGCCGGTTCTGGACCATGCCGGTGCACCGCGCCGCCGGACTCACCGGCCGACTGCTCGCCGAGGCGATTCGCGTCTTCGTCACCTCGCTGATCGTGCTCGCCGTCGGAGTCGGGCTCGGCTTCCGATTCTGGTTCGGCCCAGCGGCTTCGCTGGCGATGCTGCTGATTCCGGTGCTGTTCGGTATCGGCTTCGCGGTGCTGGTGACCGCGCTCGCCACCATCACCGAGGGCGTGATGCTGGTGCAGGTCATCGGTGTCATCAACACCCTGCTGATGTTCTTCAACACCGGATTCGTGCCCGTCTTCGCGTACCCGGTGTGGCTGCAGAAGACCGTCGAGAACCAGCCCATGAGTACGGCGATCGATGCCATGCGCGGGCTCGCCTACGACGGACCGATCGCCATGCCGTTGATGAAGACGGTCGCGTGGGCGGTCGGCATGGTGCTGGTATTCGGTTATCCGGCAATCCGCGGCTACCGCAAGGCGGCCGAGACCGGAGCCTGA
- a CDS encoding ABC transporter permease — MTAAPVEAVRTDLFAGLPKSKPNSFGQWRALTGRILWVMATKGELIFATITPLVLTLGFYLPLKYVMQFRGIDYAQFVMPIIVLQTMSVTMMSNAQMAAFEAMTGFNTRLQTMPVGKMVPLLSRLSAGLVRSIVSLAAAIGWGHMIGFRFVAGWWQAILFCLFSLAVGTVLAIGADALGSLTKSPESLSQALTLPTLIFGMLSCGFVPESGFPAWVRPFVRNQPISQFSFALRDMAAHGVTWGVFWVPMLWVIGAAVVFVPAAVWASMRRS, encoded by the coding sequence GTGACCGCGGCGCCGGTCGAAGCCGTCCGCACCGATCTTTTCGCCGGACTGCCCAAGTCCAAGCCGAACAGTTTCGGCCAGTGGCGCGCGCTCACCGGACGCATCCTCTGGGTGATGGCCACCAAGGGCGAACTGATCTTCGCGACCATCACTCCGCTGGTGCTGACGCTCGGGTTCTACCTGCCGCTCAAGTACGTCATGCAATTCCGCGGCATCGACTACGCGCAGTTCGTCATGCCGATCATCGTGCTGCAGACCATGTCCGTCACCATGATGTCGAACGCGCAGATGGCCGCCTTCGAGGCCATGACCGGATTCAACACCCGATTGCAGACCATGCCCGTCGGCAAGATGGTGCCGCTGCTCTCCCGCCTGAGCGCGGGGCTGGTGCGCTCGATCGTCTCACTGGCCGCGGCCATCGGCTGGGGTCATATGATCGGCTTCCGATTCGTGGCCGGATGGTGGCAGGCGATCCTGTTCTGCCTGTTCTCGCTAGCGGTCGGCACCGTGCTCGCTATCGGTGCCGACGCACTCGGATCGCTCACCAAGAGCCCCGAATCATTGAGTCAGGCGCTCACCCTGCCGACGCTCATCTTCGGCATGCTCTCCTGCGGCTTCGTACCGGAATCCGGCTTCCCCGCATGGGTTCGGCCGTTCGTGCGTAATCAGCCCATCTCGCAGTTCTCCTTCGCACTGCGCGATATGGCGGCGCACGGGGTGACCTGGGGTGTGTTCTGGGTACCGATGCTGTGGGTGATCGGCGCCGCTGTGGTCTTCGTACCGGCAGCGGTCTGGGCGAGTATGAGGCGGTCATGA
- a CDS encoding ATP-binding cassette domain-containing protein — protein MPSQDKPDSPQSVSTTARGGSDPAVYVEDVRKSFGEVHALSGISFTAERGQVLGILGPNGAGKTTCVKILSTLLRPDAGIARVAGHDVRKDPAAVRRSIMMTGQYAALDENLSGRENLELFGRLMGLPRKAARQRADNLLEEFDLTSAGRRAVRHYSGGMRRRVDIACGLVVRPEVVFLDEPTTGLDPRSRQGVWDLVNALKTQGITVLLTTQYLEEADVLSDNIIVIDKGTVIAEGTADALKEKTGGSYCEVVPLDPTHLIQAADALGDLVPATVRAEIDGGDRLSIPAPEGAATLAEALRRLDTAGIPLADIGLRRPSLDDVFLSLTGHTGGTQ, from the coding sequence AACCGGATTCGCCGCAAAGCGTTTCAACAACAGCGCGCGGCGGAAGCGATCCGGCCGTATATGTCGAAGACGTCCGCAAATCCTTCGGTGAGGTGCATGCCCTGAGCGGCATCAGCTTCACCGCCGAACGCGGACAGGTACTCGGCATTCTCGGACCCAACGGCGCGGGGAAGACCACCTGCGTCAAGATCCTCTCCACCCTGTTGCGCCCCGACGCCGGCATCGCCCGGGTCGCCGGACACGATGTGCGCAAGGATCCCGCCGCCGTCCGCCGATCGATCATGATGACCGGCCAGTACGCGGCGCTGGACGAGAACCTCTCCGGACGTGAGAACCTCGAACTCTTCGGCCGCCTCATGGGCCTGCCCCGCAAGGCCGCCCGCCAGCGCGCGGACAACCTGCTCGAGGAGTTCGACCTCACCAGCGCGGGCCGCCGCGCCGTCCGGCACTACTCCGGCGGTATGCGCCGCCGTGTCGACATCGCCTGCGGACTCGTGGTCCGGCCCGAGGTCGTCTTCCTCGACGAACCCACCACCGGCCTGGACCCGCGCAGTCGCCAGGGCGTCTGGGATCTGGTCAACGCGCTCAAGACCCAGGGCATCACCGTCCTGCTGACCACGCAGTACCTCGAAGAGGCCGACGTACTCAGCGACAACATCATCGTCATCGACAAGGGCACCGTCATCGCCGAGGGCACCGCGGACGCGCTCAAGGAGAAGACCGGCGGCAGCTACTGCGAGGTCGTCCCACTCGACCCCACCCATCTGATCCAGGCCGCCGACGCGCTCGGCGATCTCGTCCCCGCCACCGTGCGCGCCGAAATCGATGGCGGCGACCGACTTTCGATTCCCGCGCCGGAGGGGGCCGCGACCCTCGCCGAGGCGCTACGCCGACTCGACACCGCCGGTATCCCGCTCGCCGATATCGGGCTGCGCCGGCCCTCGCTCGACGATGTCTTCCTCTCGCTCACCGGACATACGGGCGGCACCCAGTGA